One window from the genome of Crassostrea angulata isolate pt1a10 chromosome 2, ASM2561291v2, whole genome shotgun sequence encodes:
- the LOC128170913 gene encoding uncharacterized protein LOC128170913, with translation MHSDGELDESKFVPDYNEELTPSQSSHGEPASTNTSSLCSMDLMILDEVRCSSDEVEDPKEPVNQLCADKTKEAVLDKPLPTRQEGAAYHCPLCQISLSGHVKRHVFRVHLPPFWGGNCNQCDSGASHTLSLVGQIGDQNFHNWCELVNGSLHLLGKWVGVDTLEQLLNFVVAHQLYPPVGHFTDTEIRLMSFYARHYSNHVPSQFQTSPPNHVICITHWQVLCTVLRQLSPEKHNLFRTSRQSCGGLNNFAVVVDSHFHLDQMFARGIISECSEVFSSPASLGQFQLLYAVANYVFPKHWSLWESQVSKNKQVRVTFGIHPHLSSRTSLDMLSELRRLVALPECIAVGEIGIDMTTTCDCQHPCSRPACRKALLHSQMDLLSELLVLAMETNKAVVLHCRDSGTGEAAKHVLQAIRMLDMEGHLFHRHCFTGSVSEAEEWMESLPSVLFGISPKIYTDRSVQNAARFIPLGRMILETDSPYLAASPAETVDVAREVAKLKALSIEDVLRSTSMNAARLYEH, from the coding sequence ATGCATTCTGATGGAGAATTAGATGAGAGCAAGTTTGTCCCAGACTATAACGAGGAGTTAACACCATCCCAGAGCAGCCATGGTGAGCCCGCATCAACGAACACGAGCAGCCTCTGCTCGATGGATCTGATGATTCTGGACGAGGTTCGTTGCTCATCAGACGAGGTAGAGGATCCCAAAGAACCTGTGAACCAGCTTTGTGCCGACAAGACGAAGGAAGCTGTGTTGGATAAACCCTTGCCAACTAGACAGGAGGGAGCTGCATACCACTGTCCTCTGTGTCAGATAAGTCTGAGTGGTCATGTCAAGCGTCATGTCTTCAGGGTCCATCTCCCACCGTTCTGGGGCGGCAATTGTAACCAATGTGACTCTGGTGCTTCTCATACGCTCTCTCTAGTAGGGCAAATAGGAGACCAGAATTTTCACAATTGGTGTGAATTGGTTAATGGGTCGTTGCATCTCCTGGGAAAGTGGGTAGGAGTAGACACTCTAGAGCAGTTGCTAAATTTTGTTGTTGCACATCAATTATACCCACCAGTTGGGCACTTCACTGACACCGAAATTAGACTAATGTCATTTTATGCAAGGCATTACAGCAACCATGTTCCCAGCCAGTTTCAAACTTCACCGCCCAATCACGTGATTTGCATCACCCATTGGCAGGTGCTTTGTACTGTCCTTCGACAGCTGTCTCCAGAGAAGCACAATTTATTCCGGACTTCGAGACAGTCTTGTGGTGGCTTGAACAATTTTGCAGTAGTGGTCGATTCCCATTTTCACCTTGACCAGATGTTTGCAAGGGGAATCATCTCGGAGTGTTCGGAGGTTTTTTCGTCCCCAGCTAGTCTGGGCCAGTTTCAGCTGTTGTATGCCGTGGCCAATTATGTGTTTCCCAAACACTGGTCACTGTGGGAGAGTCAAGTCAGCAAGAACAAGCAGGTTCGTGTAACCTTTGGAATACACCCCCATCTTTCCAGCCGAACATCGCTTGATATGTTGTCAGAGCTCCGAAGACTTGTAGCCCTACCAGAATGCATAGCAGTTGGAGAGATTGGAATTGACATGACCACTACTTGTGATTGCCAGCACCCGTGTTCCCGGCCAGCGTGTAGGAAGGCATTACTCCATAGCCAAATGGACCTTCTCTCCGAGTTGTTGGTGTTGGCCATGGAGACGAACAAGGCTGTTGTGTTACATTGCAGGGACTCCGGGACTGGAGAGGCGGCTAAACATGTGCTACAAGCAATCAGGATGTTGGACATGGAGGGACATCTGTTCCATCGTCACTGTTTCACCGGCTCAGTTTCTGAGGCAGAGGAATGGATGGAGAGTTTGCCGTCTGTACTGTTTGGGATTTCTCCTAAAATCTACACAGACAGGTCAGTTCAGAATGCTGCTCGGTTCATCCCTCTTGGACGAATGATATTGGAGACAGATAGCCCATACCTAGCCGCAAGTCCAGCGGAGACAGTTGATGTTGCTCGTGAAGTGGCAAAGCTGAAGGCCCTGTCCATCGAGGATGTTCTCAGGTCTACTTCCATGAATGCGGCCCGCCTTTATGAacattaa
- the LOC128170915 gene encoding uncharacterized protein LOC128170915, with the protein MGHTLDVHNFHYRCTSDIIERSDIAKLLMLMDRKQVGYFKNKRLEEISLEELVEEPYEPNDTVDVDRFLNIDESERQEEVFVPNLLEEEEEEIPVKTRKKKKASFTRKKWTVAEEGEIKKRFAGFLARDKCPGQKDVEKVMTQSKKYGGLLHARPRDNIKKKVSCMLVKARKNNINL; encoded by the exons ATGGGCCATACTCTAGATGTGCACAACTTTCACTATAGATGTACATCAGATATCATAGAGAGATCAGATATTGCAAAATTATTAATGCTTATGGACAGGAAGCAGGTTGGATACTTCAAAAATAAGAGGTTGGAAGAAATTAGCTTGGAAG AATTAGTTGAAGAACCATACGAACCAAATGACACTGTTGATGTTGACAGATTCTTGAACATAGATGAGAGTGAAAGGCAGGAAGAAGTGTTCGTCCCAAACCTGTTGGAAGAGGAAGAGGAAGAAATTCCAGTCA AGACAAGGAAGAAGAAAAAGGCCAGTTTTACGAGGAAGAAATGGACAGTAGCAGAAGAAGGAGAAATAAAGAAGAGGTTTGCAGGTTTTCTTGCCCGGGACAAGTGTCCTGGGCAAAAAGACGTTGAGAAAGTGATGACCCAAAGCAAGAAATATGGGGGTCTACTGCATGCAAGACCAAGAGACAACATTAAGAAGAAAGTCAGTTGTATGCTGGTTAAAgctagaaaaaataatattaatttgtaa